A window of Apium graveolens cultivar Ventura chromosome 8, ASM990537v1, whole genome shotgun sequence contains these coding sequences:
- the LOC141681001 gene encoding E3 ubiquitin-protein ligase RDUF2-like, with protein MPSSSHWCYRCSRFVRVLNQQSLNNLSCPDCNAGFLESFHDPTRTRMFMIGNRSNSDYNSTPAIRRSRRTGDDRSPFNPVIVLRGNSDGPEQVGETGSGSGSGSGFELYYDDGAGSGLRPLPNSVSGSLLGSGFDRLLDQLSQIEANGVGRIEHPPASKVAIESMPSVVIGDDHVCSELHCAVCTELFEFGTEAREMPCKHLYHYDCIVPWLSIRNSCPVCRYELPVETSQVESVENVVENNDEESIGLTIWRLPGGGFAVGRFSGGRRGERELPVVFTEMDGGFNSNGAPRRISWASRGNVRREGGGFRQVLRSLFSCFGGSRSMDTSSSSDSRVNNRSNSVTSGLSNSSSPRRRPFDR; from the coding sequence ATGCCTTCTTCTTCACACTGGTGCTATAGATGCAGTCGATTCGTTAGGGTTTTAAATCAACAATCGCTCAACAATCTTTCTTGCCCCGATTGCAACGCCGGTTTTCTCGAATCTTTTCATGACCCGACCCGAACCCGTATGTTCATGATCGGAAATCGCTCCAATTCCGACTACAATTCGACTCCGGCGATTCGCCGGAGCCGCCGAACTGGCGATGATAGGTCTCCGTTTAATCCTGTTATTGTTCTTCGTGGAAATAGTGATGGGCCTGAGCAAGTTGGAGAAACCGGGTCGGGTTCCGGGTCCGGGTCGGGTTTTGAGTTGTACTATGATGATGGTGCTGGGTCGGGTTTGAGGCCGTTACCGAATAGTGTGTCGGGGTCGTTGTTAGGTTCGGGGTTTGATCGGTTGTTGGATCAGTTATCGCAAATCGAAGCGAATGGGGTTGGGAGAATTGAGCATCCACCTGCTTCGAAAGTGGCGATTGAATCGATGCCGAGTGTGGTGATTGGCGATGATCATGTGTGTAGTGAATTGCATTGTGCTGTTTGTACCGAATTGTTTGAGTTTGGGACGGAAGCTCGAGAAATGCCTTGTAAGCATCTTTATCATTATGATTGCATTGTGCCTTGGTTGTCTATTCGTAATTCTTGTCCTGTTTGTCGATATGAATTGCCTGTAGAAACTAGTCAAGTTGAGAGTGTAGAAAATGTGGTTGAGAATAATGACGAGGAGAGTATTGGGTTGACGATATGGAGGTTGCCGGGAGGGGGGTTTGCTGTGGGGAGATTTTCAGGTGGCAGGAGAGGTGAGCGAGAATTGCCTGTTGTGTTTACGGAGATGGATGGTGGGTTTAATAGTAATGGGGCTCCGAGGAGGATTTCTTGGGCTTCTAGAGGGAATGTGAGGAGGGAAGGAGGTGGATTTAGGCAAGTTTTAAGGAGTTTGTTTAGTTGTTTTGGTGGTTCACGATCAATGGATACTAGTTCTAGTTCTGATTCTAGGGTTAATAATAGGAGTAATTCTGTGACTTCGGGACTTAGCAACTCTTCTTCACCTAGACGCAGGCCTTTTGATCGATGA
- the LOC141678107 gene encoding small polypeptide DEVIL 11-like → MAATTATSVTSTSVSGGTRNTELCLDEKWKLSKKEGSFSSRNSATMIQSSSRNHQSSARRRCAFTRKCARLVKEQRARFYIMRRCVTMLICWRDNFSDS, encoded by the coding sequence ATGGCTGCAACAACAGCTACTAGTGTTACTAGTACAAGTGTTAGTGGTGGAACAAGAAATACCGAGTTATGTTTGGATGAAAAGTGGAAGTTGTCAAAAAAAGAAGGCTCATTTTCTTCAAGAAACTCAGCAACTATGATCCAATCTTCATCAAGAAATCATCAATCATCTGCCAGAAGAAGATGTGCATTCACAAGAAAGTGTGCTAGGCTTGTTAAAGAACAAAGAGCTAGATTTTATATCATGAGGCGTTGTGTCACTATGCTCATTTGTTGGCGTGACAATTTTTCtgattcttga